Below is a window of Camelina sativa cultivar DH55 chromosome 11, Cs, whole genome shotgun sequence DNA.
tatattaaattactcataatataataactcgctttttaaaaactaaattcacaaaataaatgtatttttcaagtcattatatttagcatatgattttattgtataatattatctccaatttttttttaaaaacaatcacataaattatattttataaaagaattacaatataaataaaatgaatttcaactcgTGTTGTAGCACGGTCTTAATGTAGTAAATATGTTAATTCCCAAGAAATCCAATATCCGTAACGAGAAAAGAAGCTAAATCAGTGTAAACTTTATATGGTTTCGTTGATTGTgtctattatgtttttttttttttctattatttggATACCAAATGTAAAGAACAAGTCTACACCAAAATTGGTTACAGTGAACGGGAGATAAGTTCACCCAAATAACATGGCCTTAGAAAATCGGAGAGTTggtgtataatatatatagtctatgCTTCGAAAGTAATACAATATCACTTTTACTTAGATGGAATAAAGTTCACTCATAACTCCAATGTAATAGtaataatgaagaaaagagTCCACCTACTCAAACTCAACTATCACTTTTTCAGTAAAGATATTTTGCTTGTTGGTTAAGTAGCTCTATATGCTCCGTTTGTGGATCGTAGTGTGCCAAGTGTAACTGTTTAAGTAAGCAGGTAACATTAGTCATCTTCTATATTACAACTTCTAAAGCTCTCTTTTTTAACTCTCATCGCCCATCTGTCTCTTTCTCAAGAAGACAACAAATggacttcttctctctttcactcatcttccttctccttgtcCTCTGCTTCAATAACCCCGTTCTCTCCCTAACTGATGATCAGCCATTGATCTCTTCTCTCAAACTTCATGAAAAAGAGAGCTGCCCTTACACTGTGATTGTCACCACAAGCTGTTTATCTCCTAATTGGTCTAAGGATCAGATCATTTTCGCTTTTAGTGACGCCAACGGTAACCAGGTTTGTGTACAAATTACGAAAAACTTtgggattttttcttttcctttttgtgggtcgaaatctctttttttttgtgctttgtATTAATTTGAAACTTTATTCCATCTAAGTTGAGATGATGGAATCATGTAAGAACTGTATTAACTAAATCAGCTAAACCAAAAGCTATTCAAACCAAGATGCAACTtcatttgatttgttgttttttttgcttttagatGTAGACGAaaagacaaattaaaatatgaactAAACCAATAATGTtaactcttatatatataagatttatatATTTGGAAACTATGAGCTATAGTATAATAATAGTTTGTGTTAATATTGCTATTAGGTGGTCGCACCGAGGCTAAACGAACCGTTAAGTGGAGGACGAGGAGGTTTTGAGAAATGTTCGTCGGACACATTCCAAATCAAAGGTGAATGTCTCAACACTATCTGCTCCGTCTACATTTACCGTTCCGGTCCCGACGGCTGGATCCCTGAAACCGTTGAGATATTCAAAGAAGGTTCCAAATCCGTGAAATTTGATTTCAATGAAAACGTCCCTGAGAACATTTGGTCCGGCAACAACAACTGCAACACCACCAGTTTGTCACCGTCTTCGCCGTATATCCCGCCGTTGTCCCCTACCGTCCCACCGCCTTCTTTTCCTCCGGAACCACCTTTTATCCCGACACCGCCACCACGGCCATCTGCTGCCTTTGGACGTAGAGGTGGTGCGTGTTTGGTTGTTGCGTTCGCTGCGATTGCGTTTGCCTTTGCGGCAGTGGTTGTTTGAGTTATTAGTTAACCTAATAAGTATGGTGTAAGACCTTTGTAGTTGGATTAttgagaaaacattaattagttaATGTATGAGTTAGAGACTCTAACTTAGAGTTGTGAAGTATCCAACATGAACTCTCCATCAATGTTTTGTATgtgatatattttgaaatttttgttgaaTATGAGATTAagctaattaatatatatatatatatatatatatatatatatatatacagtggcggatccagaacACTTTTTAGTATGGGGCACACCGCATATTTAaacgaaaaaatatttaagttatgtaaacataaaaataagttctgtaataaattttaaaactataaataaaataattatattttcatggCTATTTTATTTCCTACTTCATTAAATGTTGTTTAAAAATTGCTAATAATAGGTTACATTAGAAATTGATATATGAACGAATTATCtatataatgataaaataacataaccatttataagttttatgaaTAACAAATCATTTTATTAAACTAGAGAAACTAGTTTGTCTAACTAGTCAcattataaaataatcacaaaacAATGACTTATTATAAACATTTTGATGTATTTAGAACTAGGAAACAACTAAAAAGGTTACCataattaaagttttagttgacgaaaaaaaactagattaattatgatataattCTCctatggtaattttctaaaataattgtAGGAAACTTATATTGCaccaggaaaaacaaaaatcgcaGACTTTTATTAACAAAGTTATATGGAtcgtttttgttaattattttgaattgaaataattttctttacgtttttttctttacNNNNNNNNNNNNNNNNNNNNNNNNNNNNNNNNNNNNNNNNNNNNNNNNNNNNNNNNNNNNNNNNNNNNNNNNNNNNNNNNNNNNNNNNNNNNNNNNNNNNNNNNNNNNNNNNNNNNNNNNNNNNNNNNNNNNNNNNNNNNNNNNNNNNNNNNNNNNNNNNNNNNNNNNNNNNNNNNNNNNNNNNNNNNNNNNNNNNNNNNNNNNNNNNNNNNNNNNNNNNNNNNNNNNNNNNNNNNNNNNNNNNNNNNNNNNNNNNNNNNNNNNNNNNNNNNNNNNNNNNNNNNNNNNNNNNNNNNNNNNNNNNNNNNNNNNNNNNNNNNNNNNNNNNNaaaaaaaaaaaaaaaaagagtgtggGGCACGTGCCACACCACTCTTAGCCTTGCGTCCGCCCCTGTATATATACCACGAAGATACAATTTCATAAGAACATCTCCATCAAGAGTTTTTAAGTGAGAAACTCTAtgatataaaagaaacaaaacaaaaaaattcaaaaagtaagaaagaaaGTGGAGAATTTGAGATTCGTAAGAATTCTATAAAACACTTGTTTCTCATCTATCATTTAATTGGGgagatttaattttatttttgtttgaaaaacgAAAACTTAAAGGATAATTAATTGATAGAGAGATGCTCTAACGAATATCTCTACCAATTTAACGAGCAAAAACTCTTgaatatcaaaattttctaaaGTAAAGTTGCGAATGGTTGCAGTGGTTAGTGTACACAAATCCGTCAGTGGATTAaaccgctttttatttaccattcacaAGTTTAGTCTGCTGTAGTGTGGtaaaaagatatagaaaaaCTAACTATAGACTATTTTTGTGTACAAATAAAGTTGGTTTGCATCAGTCTGCTATTGCCCTATTTTTGGGACGGATTAAACCGCTGACGGATTTAACCGCCTCAACCGCACTCACCATTCATACTcttagaattaaaaaaacttactgTAAATTGTTGATTCGAGTTTATAGAAATTCGAGTATAACAACGAAGAGTCatcattttctcatttttgtagtggtatttatttgtatatatgatcacattcagttttttttttttttcgtgtggATGGTAGAATAGTGTTACAtgacaaaaatatgaaatacagaaatagtaaaaaatatctATCAGTTTGCAAGTTTGTTttgaaatgtaaaattattttagcaAAGCTTAAATTCGTATCTTCACTAAAAGACATGCATACTGTCTCACTCTAAAACACAAAACAGTAATTACATTGTCTACTCTTACCATAATGACATAGACATGAGAATTGAGATGTGTGGCCTGTAACTTGGCAGCGTTGCAATTTAATTCGGTTCTTATACCGAAATCCAATTTGATCTGGTCTATTCCGGTTCAACTCGAACTGGTTCGatacttttatctttttctcaatCACTGTTTCGATTTCTCTTTCGTTCGTATCTGCGAAGCAAATTTCTGGGGAAGCACGAAAATTATGGCGTCGGTACgactcttcttcactctcctcTGCTTCGTCTTCCTTATATCCATCTCTGTTGCCGAATCAAACGAATTAGAGCCTCACGTCGCTGAGTCTTTCAATGTCAGCCTCATCCAGGTTCGTTCTCTTTCCCCGTTTTGAACTCTCCTTCGGAGAATTTCTTGTTCTCGTCTTCTTGCGCACGATTTTTTCCGAGAAACTTATGGTTCTCAACTGTATCGTTGTAAAATTTCATCGATGATGCAGAGATTGGGGAATACTTGTTCGTACACGGTGATCATCTCGACGAGCTGCTCGTCGACTAGGTACACGCGCGATCAGATCAGCGTCGCTTTCGGCGATGGATATGGGAACCAGGTTAGGTTTTTTCCCGCTTCAGAacatttgattttgaatttggtATGACatttgatttttagggttccaaTTTGAATGTTTCATCCCAGAAGCTAAGTTAGTTTAGTACAAGTGGTTGATCTGATTCTTTTGTAATTGAGCTTAGTTATAGTGGACATACTCAGATTTTGAGCTCATCTTTGGTTTCATTAGATTTTTTCTAGTATGGTCAGGTTAGTTCTTGATGGCTAGTTTAGCTACCTGATATGCAGAACATTATCACTGGTATGGAAGACACCTAGCAACCAAAATTTGTCAAATTCTTCTATTGCTCTGGTTTATCTGGAGTATAAGCTTCGTGTTTTACACACAGGGCTCTAAAAATATCGATGCCATATTGATCGTTTATGTGGTGTTTTAGAGGAATATACACATCTTTGGAAGAGATGAAAGTGTCAATGGATTGGTTTTGGTTGTAACTTAACTCTAATTTCTTATTGTATCTGTCACTAATAGACCGTAAGGAACTAAGGATGCTCAGTTTTTAGCTTTGGTTCGATGAAATTCATAGCtggagttttgttttcttgtatcaGATATATGCACCAAGGCTTGACGATCCATCTACAAAAACGTTTGAGCAATGTTCATCAGATACATTTGAGATAAACGGACCATGCACATACCAGATATGCTATGTGTATCTCTACAGGTCAGGTCCAGATGGTTGGATTCCAGAGAGTGTAAAGATATATAGCCATGGGTCCAAAGCGGTCACCTTCTCATATAACACGCACGTCCCTGAGAGTGTATGGTATGGTTTCAACTACTGCAACAGCGCCTCGGATTCTAATGTCTTAGCCATTGGTCTCAGAAGGATCGTTATCATACTCCTAGGGTTTATTGTCGCTGGTACAACATTGCTCTTGTAAGCTGTTGTTATGGTTTCGGTTTTTTTTCACTGTCGGGTTATTGTATGAACATAATTTAGGACTTgtgaagaataaataaataaatgtgtaCCGTTCTTGGGTCTCAGATCATGTATTAACCATAAAAAAACTATGATGAAATTTCCTACTCCTAAATTACAGAGTGTGTAGATGTATATGAGCAGtgtatttatattaacatttttaaagtacattttgCTTTATGTTCTTTAAGTTTtgctaatttaatttattttatttacaacattaatccctaacgattttcctaaaataacattttgtagAAATTCAATTAATGGAATTAtttaaatcgacctaatttgatacgTTTATTGCTATAAATAGCTTGACAatatctatacatttcgatttttccaaaaacaactctacacattaaatttttgaaatacattttgggTTATACCtttaagttatacttatttaaaaagttatttacaaagttaatccttaaaagttacataaaagacaataaataaaaatatgggaaatcaatttaatatacaaaatcgatttaatgtttatgtataaGAATTTTTATAGATAAGGAAATCaattatgaaaatttaacaCCATTCAATCAAAACAATCAGTTATTAGTAGGATTTTTAGAGAAAAGGAAATCCATTATGATGATTTAATGCTATGTAACATATTTAAATCGAAATAAATTCTTTAGTTTCTAAAATTATTAGACATGCAATCAAGAAAATATAGCAAATTACTAAGCATACACTCCTTATTAATTAATGACATATTCCTTAGCTAAATACTAAATCTTCTACTTTATTCCgtaattgtgatattttttagATTGTATACTTGCCCACCAAGATTTTTGATGATCACTCACACATACAATCTCtcacatcttattatataaatatgtttcaTGTTCAGCAGCTAAGAACACCATATCAGAAAAGATATATCATccaaaaagaaaggaaaaaaatatttgcctGCTTCTTTTGATTTCACATTTGTGAATTGCTCTCCAAATAGACAAGTCGTTGCAAAGGTTTATGTGACAACAAAACCTATTCTACGTTTGTTTATGTTTGTCGATTATTCGTTAGGATCAAAGTTTAAAAGAAGTTTGGttgctttattttgttttcttgcattgaatttaatttcatagactattcttggttttcttggttaacttttattttgttatacaATATTATATGAGTAAACAGATGAGAATTATgtctattctttttctttttgtttaaagaaaatatctttGGGTTATGAAAGGATAACGAAGtttcaaaaacatttgttttttatatcaaacccaattttaaacatttttttatcatgCAATTTTTGTTGCCAATTACAAAGTatatgagagaaacaaaaatacaataaaccCATgaactaaaacaataaaatatagaaataccCAAATATGTAGAAAAACTGAAACTTGAATATTTGAATTGAGAAAAGTAACCAGAAATAGAGTTGAAATTGAAAaagttaatattaatattagaaatttagaatattagacatatatTGTTTCGTAATAAAATGCGGgttaaatcctaaaaataacaatcaaaatacaattatataatctcaacattaaacaaaactaacaaataaatataatttaaaatttaaatattagttttaaaaatatgatacgGCAGGTTAAAATTTAGTTGCATTATAAATTTGTGACAACCCATCCATCAAACTCTTATGTTTGACATTCCGTTTTAATCCATGCTATTGTGAATaaacaacatttgttttttggtcaCAAAATTAGCAACTTACCATTTTTATCGAAAGTGATATtatcatatacattttttttagtcttaaaattaaacaaaaaaagaaagaagatattttGAGTCTTCTGTGACCTTTACTACACAAGAGGACAAAAGAACGACACGCATTCTCCttccaaaatataaaaacggcaaatcaaaataaaactcATCAACGGACCAGATTGCACGGTTAAAAGGCGCTAACTAGGGTTTTGGAACAAAGGAGCCTCCAAAGAATCTAAAACTTATATAAAGTAGCGTAAACCCTAAACATTTGTCTTCCTCTTCGTCTCTCTGCCTGCTTCCGTGTTTTAAATCGCCTCAATCTCTATAAAAGCAGGAGAGATTCGATTCTCAAATATTCTTCAACCTCCCCCAAATTAAACCTAAATGCCTTCACTAATGTTATCCGacaagaaagaggagaagaagatagcCTTGGAAACCCCAGAGCTTGACTCTAAGAAGGGGAAGAAGGAGGCGAAGCTGAAGTTTTCCTCTTCGGATGAGGAAgactcggagaagaagaagagtaagaggaaggagaagaagcgtAAGGCtgcggaggcggaggaggaggaggaagggaAGAGCGATTCTAGctctgagaagaagaagaagaagaagagcagcaAGAAGGTTAAGTTGGGTATTGAAGATGTTGAAGTTGATAACCCTAACGCTGTTTCCAAGTTTAGGATCTCGGCTCCGTTGAGGGAGATGCTTAAGAAGAATGGTATCGAAGCTCTTTTCCCTATTCAAGCTACAACGTTTGATATGGTTCTCGATGGTGCTGATTTAGTTGGACGGGCTCGTACTGGTCAGGTAATTTGGTTactgtttaatttttgaattttgtggttataatgctttgttgttgttttatgtaaTTACTCAAGTTCGGTGCTTTGGTATTAAGATTGCTATATTCTTAGACATTTTTGAGACGTGGGGTACTCGATATTGTGAATGTATTTTCTGTTTGGAGTGAGATTTTTAAAGTTAGGGGCTTTTGTTGATCACATATTGGTTGATGCAGGGTAAAACACTGGCCTTTGTGTTGCCTATATTGGAATCATTGATCAATGGACCTGCgaaaagcaaaaagaagaatgggTATGGCCGGCCACCAAGTGTTTTGGTCCTTTTACCCACCAGAGAATTGGCCAAGCAGGTAAAGATTTTTAGCTTGTTGTTACGATTTTTGTTGCATATTCGTTTTTTGGCGCTGTAGGTACTTTTACTGATGGTATCGTATTCTTTGTTAGGTGAATGCTGACTTTGAAACATACGGATTAGCACTTGGGTTAACTTCTTGCTGTGTCTATGGAGGTGAAGGTTATTCTTTCCAGCAGAATAGTTTAAGGAAAGGTGTTGACATTGTGGTTGGAACCCCTGGTCGTGTTAAGgtacgtctctctctcttggttGCCCCTGGATTCAAATCATCGTTGATCTGTTGACCTTGTAGTTCACATTCATTGCAGGATTTTATTAATACCGAGAAAATTGATCTGAGCTATCTACAATTCCGTGTGCTTGATGAAGCTGATGAAATGTTGAGGATGGGGTTTGTTGAGGATGTTGAATTTATATTAGGTATGGaatgtggtttttgtttttcttgatataAAGCTTATTCGTAGTATCTTATATCTTTTTTCAATAACTTCAGGGAAAGTGGAAGATGCTACTAAAGTCCAGACTCTTCTCTTCAGTGCTACTCTGCCTCCATGGGTTAAAGATGTGCGTCCCTTTCAAATATTTCCCCTTACTATTTTTCATTGGTTAAgcttcatttattttgtttctctgttccTATTCTCTCTATTTGTGGCTGAGACCTTTCTTGTTCCTACCAGATCTCTCGCAAGTTTCTTAAAAAAGACCTGAAGACTATTGATCTTGTTGGTAATGATAAAATGAAGGCCAGTAATAGTGTACGACACATTGCTATGCCCTGTAATAAGGCAGCCATGCCTCGGTTGATTCCTGATATTATCAGTTGCTATAGCAGGTATCCTTTAGCTCTTCAACTATGTTACTGCTTTTTCATAACACCTTTATTCGTCTCGAGTGAAAGTGCTCAAGACTCTTAACCAATTTTGTTATCACAATCTAGTGGAGGCCAAACCATTATTTTCGCTGAGAAAAAAGAGGAAGCGAACGAGCTTTCTGGTTTGTTGGCTGGGTCAAGAACTTTGCATGGAGACATACAGCAATCACAACGCGAggtatattattaaattttatttcaagcTTTCTTGCATATATGTGAATTTGAATTTAAGTGTGGAATATGATATTTCTTCTTATCCGGTTGAATTGCTCAAACATAGGCGTATCAGCTTGCTAACTATGAGTCCTGTGATTATAGGTTACTCTTGCTGGATTTAGGAATGGCAAGTTTTCGACATTGGTGGCTACTAACGTTGCTGCTCGTGGTCTAGATATCAATGATGTGCAGTTAATTATACAGGTTAGTGGCACAGCCCACACGTACTAATCATTCTGGTTTAATGCCTTGTTGGTGTTCTAATGTCATACCTTTTGTTTAAATGTGTTGCAGTGTGAGCCTCCACGTGACGTTGAATCATATATTCATCGTTCAGGCAGAACAGGCAGAGCTGGTAAAAAGCATAGACATTATTTGGACGACTCTTATCATATATGTGCAGTTCCTAGATTAATGAGCAAGGTTTGCTTGATGTTATtataatctttattttctttttgttgcagGCAACACTGGAGTTGCAGTTACACTTTACGAATCTAGAAAGTCAAGTATATCCAGGATCGAAAGAGAAGCTGGTATAAAATTTGAGTACTTGTCTGCTCCTCAGCCTAATGATATTGCCAGAGCTGGTGGTATGGATGCTGCTGAGAAAATTAAACAAGTTTGCGACAGGTATGCTTACAGTTGCACCTCAATGTTCTATAAAATCTAATTAGTAACTTGGAAATGGTATATTTACCTAAGAATATATTAAATGCAGTGTGGTTCCTGCATTCTTGGAAGCTGCGAagaaattattagaaaattctGGTTTATCAGCTGAAGTACTCCTCGCAAAAGCTCTTGCAAAAACAGCGGTACGTCTCTTGGAAAAATTTcctt
It encodes the following:
- the LOC104726812 gene encoding uncharacterized protein LOC104726812; protein product: MASVRLFFTLLCFVFLISISVAESNELEPHVAESFNVSLIQRLGNTCSYTVIISTSCSSTRYTRDQISVAFGDGYGNQIYAPRLDDPSTKTFEQCSSDTFEINGPCTYQICYVYLYRSGPDGWIPESVKIYSHGSKAVTFSYNTHVPESVWYGFNYCNSASDSNVLAIGLRRIVIILLGFIVAGTTLLL
- the LOC104726811 gene encoding uncharacterized protein LOC104726811, coding for MDFFSLSLIFLLLVLCFNNPVLSLTDDQPLISSLKLHEKESCPYTVIVTTSCLSPNWSKDQIIFAFSDANGNQVVAPRLNEPLSGGRGGFEKCSSDTFQIKGECLNTICSVYIYRSGPDGWIPETVEIFKEGSKSVKFDFNENVPENIWSGNNNCNTTSLSPSSPYIPPLSPTVPPPSFPPEPPFIPTPPPRPSAAFGRRGGACLVVAFAAIAFAFAAVVV
- the LOC104726814 gene encoding DEAD-box ATP-dependent RNA helicase 7; protein product: MPSLMLSDKKEEKKIALETPELDSKKGKKEAKLKFSSSDEEDSEKKKSKRKEKKRKAAEAEEEEEGKSDSSSEKKKKKKSSKKVKLGIEDVEVDNPNAVSKFRISAPLREMLKKNGIEALFPIQATTFDMVLDGADLVGRARTGQGKTLAFVLPILESLINGPAKSKKKNGYGRPPSVLVLLPTRELAKQVNADFETYGLALGLTSCCVYGGEGYSFQQNSLRKGVDIVVGTPGRVKDFINTEKIDLSYLQFRVLDEADEMLRMGFVEDVEFILGKVEDATKVQTLLFSATLPPWVKDISRKFLKKDLKTIDLVGNDKMKASNSVRHIAMPCNKAAMPRLIPDIISCYSSGGQTIIFAEKKEEANELSGLLAGSRTLHGDIQQSQREVTLAGFRNGKFSTLVATNVAARGLDINDVQLIIQCEPPRDVESYIHRSGRTGRAGNTGVAVTLYESRKSSISRIEREAGIKFEYLSAPQPNDIARAGGMDAAEKIKQVCDSVVPAFLEAAKKLLENSGLSAEVLLAKALAKTAGFTEIKKRSLLTSMENHVTLHLEAGRPIQSPSYVYGMLRRVLPEDKVERIEGLSLTADKSGAVFDVVQSDLDLFLAAGQKNAGSMSLEVVKEMPKLQEREPLPQRRFGRGGSRYGNGGGRFGSGGGGRGGRGGGRGGGRW